TCATATGCCCCAAATCATCAAACGTGCACTCCGCCTCTTTCAGCAAGGCTTCTACATTTTCCCACATCCGTTCCGTCTGCCTACGGATGTCGCCGGGGTATACTACTTCCCCTTTATTGTTGATACTTGCCGTACCTGAAATAAACACTTGACGCCGGTCACCGTAATCGACATACGTTCCGCGTTCAAAGCTGACACCATACTCATAAGTAGGATTCAGATGCGTAGGAGCATAAAGGAAGTGTATCTGTTCCGGCTTTAAGCCTGCCACAGCATAGGTATCCATTTGCACCAATACTTTAGGATCAGCATGACGTCCGCCGATACCTGTACTGGCAATATAGTGTGTTTTTTCCGTCAGGTTCTGAGTGACGAAAACCTCATTACGCGCCTTTACCACACCGGCATAATTCACATCCACATTCTGTACGAAGAACCAGGTACGGATACAGTTATCCGCCAATTTACATCCTTGTTCCATAAGTTGCATCGCGTAGTCATTCAGCAACAAACGGGTCTGGTACTCAGAATTTGCGGCACGATTGAAAACACTGCCTCCCCACAGGTGGCGGTACGCATTGTGCTTTACTTCAAACAATCCGTTGTGCAGCACTTGTGTCTGCACATTGGTCTGTAAATAAGCCCACAAAGCTATTTTCGTCCCATCCAAAGGGGGTTGCTCTACCACGGAAAGAGCACAGTCGGAACTTTCGGTAGTGATAGCCAGCAGGAGGTCAGCCTGATTGGCGGTATCACTCAGAAAATAACGTTTAAACACAGCCATGGCACCTTTCAATTCACCTGCAAGCAAATCATTGTAGGCATTGGCTACTGCATTTAATTGTTCTTCATAAGTGTCTTCCGGCCGGGTAGAGTGAATCATTACATGAAACTCTGAAACGCCTTCTTTTACTTCATATTTAAAAATCTCGGTTAATGTATTCTCTGATTGATTGGTTGGTTGTTTTTTGTTGTTCATTTCCAATATCGTTTACTCGTTATTCAAAAAAATACCTTCGTTTATCCAATTATCTATCAGTTTCAATAAGGGTTGCTCATCTTCTGACAGCATATC
This sequence is a window from Bacteroides thetaiotaomicron VPI-5482. Protein-coding genes within it:
- a CDS encoding Rid family hydrolase, which encodes MNNKKQPTNQSENTLTEIFKYEVKEGVSEFHVMIHSTRPEDTYEEQLNAVANAYNDLLAGELKGAMAVFKRYFLSDTANQADLLLAITTESSDCALSVVEQPPLDGTKIALWAYLQTNVQTQVLHNGLFEVKHNAYRHLWGGSVFNRAANSEYQTRLLLNDYAMQLMEQGCKLADNCIRTWFFVQNVDVNYAGVVKARNEVFVTQNLTEKTHYIASTGIGGRHADPKVLVQMDTYAVAGLKPEQIHFLYAPTHLNPTYEYGVSFERGTYVDYGDRRQVFISGTASINNKGEVVYPGDIRRQTERMWENVEALLKEAECTFDDLGHMIVYLRDIADYAVVKSMYDKCFPDTPKVFVHAPVCRPGWLIEMECMGVKALKNKEYAPF